The segment gaaggaaggaaggaaggaaggaaatgtctACTCACAAGCCAGTAAGCCACCACTATAGGTAATACATTGGTCCTGTTTACCAACACATCTTACAGTTTCATTGGGTTCACAATAATCCGCATCTGCTGCAAAGCAGGCTGGGCATCGTAACCCATTTGGTTGAAACGTATCATAATGTTCCActggaggaagaaaatatatcaataagCAAAGTTCCATGATAACCACTAACCCTTTTAATGTCTATCACAGCCTCCTCCAAGTTGACATTCTTTTTACATACTTGAGTTTTACATAGCGAAGAATCTTTGCaaaaaacaagatttttttttttttaaagaaaaaagctaGAAAAGGTTGTATTAAGGCACAGATACTTACAATTAGCTAGTCCTACAATCCTGCCACAATTACGTCTTGCTCTTTCGTATCTACCACCCACTGTTGTGGTGCTGAAGAGGCCCTGAATACAGTCAGCCAGTTTTAAGCATCCCTTGATTGTTAAGCCGAAATTCAAAGGTTTGGCTGCAGAAAAGGATTTAAAAACGGAAGACGAAAACTCAGCATTAAACAAAGGGAGggtaaaacctatgaagaacggctgcaggaattgggcatgtccaGTCTAGGGCGAAAGGGGCTgaaagaatgaggtggctggatggaatcactgaagcagtaggcatgagcttaaatgggctTTAGAGGGAGGCCTGGGGAGCACTGTCCAtgggtgttctgttgggctctctggtagaatcctcccaaaaattcacaggtacaaatttcagacacacacacgtttgaaaattcaaaacaatgttctttagaatgaaaagtcacttaaaccaagccctcttttgggatagcaaagagcagaagtatccaaacaaactggtaatttatacaagtcccttatcagttctgtgatacttagcttgcagctgtgaggtaattcacagtccttcttctttcacaaagtgaaacacactttgctctggtttagtttcaaagcagggaaaaatcagcacacaaaaggtcaaagtcagtaaagcagtcacgaaacacaacgatcagataatcctccacaatggccaaatccacaggctgctctttatagcagcctcactaatgaccacagccccacccaaccacaagtggcctcattttttttgataataatctctcagttgtttttgcctatgcatcactctccgcatgcgtggctgtatcattaactcttgttctgaatccaaggaggagagagatcattgatctccttctgacctGTCTGCCtaaaataggatagcaaaaatgtttcccaaaacctctccattatgttggaaatgcaagaaggaaatagggtcctattaccatcaatggtggacgtgcAGCAAAGCTAGactctattggaaaatgatagaaaaaataataaaaggaatagtaatgcaagatatagaaataaccccggaattttatttattaggaattactaaccagacctataagaaagaaattttatatttagttatacatattttaactgcggctaggataatatatgcacaaaattggaaaggggagaatatccccaaagaggaagaagttattacaaaaatattagattgcactgaaatggatatggtgacaagacgcttaaatgatcaagaagatacggaattttatgatacatggaacaaagtttatatatggataaataagaagaaacaatagaaggttaatgaaaacaattaaataaatgagtgaattgTTTCGGCAAAGATAAGATTTATGTGTTACAATAGAATTAGTTAGAATATGTTTGttttagaaatactgtatattagaattagtttacatATGAAGAATTATAATGAGAAGTTTAACAATTTATTTCTTAACATTTATAATAATGAACTGTATTTAAatgtgtattcttttttctgtattcaaatctatacttttgagataagcggggaaatacaACCCCAattttgtgttaaatgtatgtgtgtctgttcgtctattttatgaaaatttaataaaaatattaaaaaaaataaaacctcttGTTCCGAATGCaagaaggagctagataattgatctccttctgagctgtctgccacactctcctcctccctgtcactcatgtcttcttggtcagaggagccttcatcatcagattccaccaggggcaatacaggcctgcagcatgtggatgtctcccccacacccacagtctttggggcaagagctgggccagagctaaccacaacaatggggttgtgattagtgttgggtgaaccgaacccgcacaattcgggtccgtaccgaattttgtgatgTTTGGCATGCTggacccgaacctgaattttttaaaaaattcgtgcTTTGATTTGGCATTTGTGctgaacaccgcgaaagccactgcccggctgtcctctgctgagaagaggaggaggagcagggggttggtggtggtggaggaaggcgaacaccggggagctgtcggccggtcgggaggatgggagggaggcacaaaaggagctggggaataccatgaagagattccgggggcggagctttgacatcatgtatacaggcaggttgctaaggacgcctaggtgatcacttcctggattccatggaatccaggaagtgatcaccttggtgtccttagcaacctgccggtatacatgatgtcaaagctccgcccctggaatctcttcgtgggagggattccccagctccttgaaagggaggtcttttcatgcaaatatatatatatatatatatttacaaaaaaggacgccgcagcagtgctgcaagcaaagggaggtgctttcacgtaaaaatattttttattatttttacgtgaaaagacctcgctttgcttgcggcgccgctgcggcgtccttttttgtaaaaataaaaataaataaaaattcaaaatctgttaaaataagaaacgatgggattctgggggcggagctttggtgccacggactatttgggtttgggttcgggttcggccgaactttgtgtgaagtttgtccaaacttgccgaacctgaacaccgttgggttcgcccatcactagttaaatatgttaatctgaagtcatgtctgacccatcactagttgtgatgggtcagacatgacttcagATTAACACATTTAACACATTTAActaatttaacagattaacagacttggaagggaccttgcaggccatctagtccaaccccctactgaaGCAGGAGATcacacaccatttctgacaattgcaagtccaatctcttcttgaaagtctgagtgatgaagttcccacaacaaCCGAGGGCAAGCTGTTAAAAATATAGCTCGCTTTCTGTCGTCTTCCGCGTCCTGCAGGTTACTTGCTTGTAAGAAAATTCGAAATTTGGACATGTACGATGTCCAGGATTCTGTGTCCTGATTGAAGAAaggcggtggtggagccatggttgcttagcgggagttcgacctccttgtcgccactgttaaatgactgcaccggagacttctgttcATTCAAAAGCATTATTTATTCACAGGATATAACAATCAACCGTTCCTCTCAatagcaactcccaacaagggcaacggctaatccgttgccctatttataacTTTTCTTAAGCGCGGGCTTTTTACTGACAACCGTTTGTTTTTGGCGGCAACCTAAacttagccgcgtcttaaccaatcagtgattttctgtatttctttaaaTGAACACAACAGTTcttaccgtcagaaagttcctccttatttctaggttgaatctctccgttattccttgtctgtcctccgggtgctttggagaatagcttgaccccctcctctttgtgacaacccctggtccttctctttgcttgatgctccatgcccagttcctgtaaccactcttcatatgttttattctccagtcccctaatcctggggcacaccaccaaccaaaatgacacaaaatgacaccttaagacactctcctctttttccatccctgtctcctccccacccttgtgtgtctctgtgtgtgtgtatacacactcttgaaccatttccaaaaacaggttagggctgggggttttctctctcttattctttgggtgctttttatcatatgctttaaatcaagagtcacttctctctctcttgtttctctctctttcctctcattctgtctcattttctcatttctcttttttcctcccctttttgctcatttctctctctcccttcctctccttttctctttctctcttgctttctttctctcttgctttctctctctttctcttttctttctctcttgctttctctctcactctctctctcttgctttctttctctctttctcttgctttttttctctctctcttgctttctctcgctttctctcttctttctctcttgctttctctctctttctcttttctttctctcttgctttctctctcactctctctctcttgctttctctctctctcccttcctctccttttctctctctctctctcttgctttctttctctctctcttgctttctctctctttctcttttctttctctcttgctttctctctctctctctttctttctttctctctctctctcactatcactctcagcaaaaagttgcgagaccagaacctgagcttccttcttcgcggcacacctgaccatgtctcgcggcacactagtgtgccacagcacactggttgaaaaacactgccctaatcaaCCTGGTTGccttcctctgcactttttctagaatctcaacatctttttttttaatagtggggtgaccaaaactggatgtagcaTTCTAGGTGGGGGTCTAACTTCacaaataataaatctaataaaaagaaggactaggggtgacatgatagcagcgttcccaTTGTGAGACTATCCCAAAGAAGAGCGAGTCAACTTACTTTCCAAAGCATCGGAAGACAGGATAAGAAGCAAGGAgatagaatgaaggagaaatttcctgaaaataagaacaatcagtggaacaacttgactCTAAACCTACATCTTTCAAATAACATTGGACTTCTCCTACTGTCCCTCCAAGAGAAGTCATTGAAAGAAAGTCCCCAATTCAATCATGTTTTAGAACAACCTACAGGCTAAATGTTAGCATTTTACTGTTGATTGACAATGAACTAAGTGTCCCTGGATGAACCTCCAAGAGAAGTCATTGAAGAAAAGTCCCCAACTCAATCATGTCTTAGGACAACCTAGATGCTAAATGTTAGCATTTTACTGTTGATTGGCAGTGAAATGAGTGACATGAGgaagatttttaagaagatatcaaacagccatttgtctgaaatggtatagtgtctcctgcttcagcattgggttagactagaagacctccaaggtcccttctaacgcTAATGATCTATGTTGCAATAAGTGTATATAGTACATATTATATAAAAAACGAGACACATGTCCCCGTTCTTCCTTGATGGTGCAGAAATCAAGTGATGGACATGCTTGAGAACAAACTCCGTTTCAACTTACTTATAGTAGAAGTAAAAAGTGTGCTAGAACAAATATCTCCAAATGGGTCGCATTCCGCCTTCTTTGCCTCTGTTTCGTCACAGTCAGTTccaaagccaacacagtcctgaCACGACAGAGATGTCCCTACAGATAAAAGACATAGTCATGTCAATGATCAGCATCAACATTGTATATTTTGATATCTTAGCATTTATGTCCGAGATTCCTGTTATAATCTGGTTTGCTAAGCATGTCTCTCCTATTGTTTTCTCCTGCCGTGTACCTGTGGAAGGGTGGGAGATGAGATCACCATGTGGAAATGGAAGAGAAGTTGAGATCAAGGGAGAGGTTCATTATCTCAGACCTCTAACATTTTCATATGAAACCTGGATCTTCCCATCTTTTGGTCTTTATGCCATAGACCAGATTTTAAAGAAGCCATTTGGATGCTGACTAAGACCATTTGTCTGCAAGAACCTAATTTCTGAATGTCTATGAAATCTGAATAATTGTTGATATCAGGGCTGGCTCTTTATTCCTGGTAATGCAGGATTTGGGCACATTTTAGATACGTTTAGACATTTTATTGCTAATATTGTTAAGTGATTTGTACTTCTCACGGTAGTTAAtaacttcatggcatcggaccagaatatctccgggaccgccttctgccgcacgaatcccagcgaccagttaggtcccacagagttggcattctcttggtcccgttgactaaacaatgttgtttggcgggacccagaggaagagccttctctgtggtggccccaaccctcaccccagagatcagaattgcccccaccctcctcgcctttcgtaagctccttaaaacccacctctgtcgtcaggcatggggggactgagatattcccttccccctaggcctatacaatttatgc is part of the Erythrolamprus reginae isolate rEryReg1 chromosome 11, rEryReg1.hap1, whole genome shotgun sequence genome and harbors:
- the LOC139174539 gene encoding phospholipase A2 inhibitor and Ly6/PLAUR domain-containing protein-like, which gives rise to MKAAGILVFCVFSSILSTGTSLSCQDCVGFGTDCDETEAKKAECDPFGDICSSTLFTSTITKPLNFGLTIKGCLKLADCIQGLFSTTTVGGRYERARRNCGRIVGLANLEHYDTFQPNGLRCPACFAADADYCEPNETVRCVGKQDQCITYSGGLLALNFNGNYTYQGCATKLACYHPIGPSLGAHQIIAYRVNYVECRNATYGDDDQC